From Nicotiana tabacum cultivar K326 chromosome 15, ASM71507v2, whole genome shotgun sequence, the proteins below share one genomic window:
- the LOC107828120 gene encoding uncharacterized protein LOC107828120 has protein sequence MPPSNFPLRWESTGDQWWFASPIDWAAANGHYDIVRELLHLDTNLLIKLTSLRRIRRLESVWDDEEQFDDVAKCRSEVAKKLVIQAETKKGHNSLIRAGYGGWLLYTAASAGDVEFVKQLLERDPLLVFGEGEYGVTDILYAAARSKNSQVFRLLFDSSISLEKEVSSTFRLEMMNRAVHAAARGGNVDMLRQILGTCSDVLVYRDAQGSTLLHSASARGQVQVVRSLLATYDLINSRDNQGNTALHVAAYRGYLSVVEVLVSVSPSSTSLRNNYGDTFLHMAVAGFRTPSFRRLDRQMELMKQLARGKVVEIEDIINIRNNDGRTALHMAVIENIQTDVVELLMTAFSINLNIRDADGNTPLDLLKQCPRSPSSEILLKRLISAGGISNCQDHMTRTALASHLKMQGIGGSPGASFRIPDAEIFLYAGIDNASDANSECASTEIDSCWGEPSPCRSAAGSNSSHKLGSVNSAARRLKFLLRWTRKKERKVDTTGLEDNMSVESHRLYSGLGDQPIPLRQRFSRMSSLPNNKRVLPVQNSLPSPSTKKKFAAGLMHGVIQMTPQSSYGSPSSAYSESSWSSAVVVDKEKMMDLRNMSGGASSLNLSNSREKSKLTRKHGSFNMKLMNQYFCFGAQGLAVENSVNCAQQDQHHRHPVVA, from the exons ATGCCTCCAAGTAATTTTCCTTTGAGATGGGAAAGTACAGGGGATCAATGGTGGTTTGCTTCACCTATTGATTGGGCAGCAGCAAATGGTCATTATGATATAGTGAGGGAGTTGCTTCACTTAGACACCAATTTACTCATAAAGCTCACTTCTTTACGTAGAATAAGAAGGCTTGAGAGTGTTTGGGATGATGAAGAACAGTTTGATGATGTTGCAAAATGTAGGTCTGAGGTTGCTAAAAAGCTTGTCATTCAAGCTGAAACAAAGAAAGGGCATAACTCTTTGATTAGAGCTGGCTATGGTGGTTGGCTTCTTTATACTGCTGCCTCAGCTGGGGATGTTGAATTTGTCAAACAATTATTGGAAAGAGACCCACTTTTGGTGTTTGGAGAAGGAGAGTATGGTGTTACTGATATACTTTATGCAGCTGCTAGGAGTAAAAACTCTCAAGTATTTAGGCTGCTGTTTGATTCTTCTATCTCACTTGAAAAGGAGGTTTCTTCCACTTTCAGGTTGGAAATGATGAATAGGGCAGTTCATGCTGCAGCTAGAGGGGGAAATGTTGACATGTTGAGACAGATTCTCGGAACTTGCTCTGATGTTTTGGTTTATAGAGATGCTCAAGGTTCTACTCTCTTGCATTCTGCTTCTGCTAGAGGGCAGGTTCAG GTTGTTAGGAGTTTACTGGCAACATATGACCTTATTAACTCCAGAGACAACCAGGGAAACACTGCGCTTCATGTGGCTGCTTATAGGGGTTACTTATCTGTGGTGGAAGTTCTTGTATCTGTTTCTCCTTCATCTACCTCATTGAGAAACAACTACGGAGACACGTTTCTTCACATGGCTGTAGCCGGATTTCGAACCCCAAGTTTCCGCAGACTGGATCGACAAATGGAGTTAATGAAGCAGTTGGCACGTGGAAAGGTTGTGGAGATCGAAGACATTATTAACATTAGGAACAATGATGGTCGGACTGCTCTTCACATGGCTGTAATTGAAAACATTCAGACTGATGTTGTGGAACTCCTCATGACTGCATTTTCAATAAATTTAAATATCCGTGATGCTGATGGAAATACCCCACTGGATCTCCTCAAGCAATGTCCAAGATCTCCATCGTCTGAGATATTGCTTAAGCGCCTCATTTCTGCTGGAGGAATTTCCAATTGCCAAGACCATATGACAAGAACTGCCCTAGCTTCCCACTTGAAGATGCAGGGTATTGGGGGCAGTCCTGGTGCCTCTTTTAGGATCCCTGACGCTGAAATATTTCTGTATGCTGGCATTGATAATGCATCTGATGCCAATAGTGAGTGTGCAAGCACAGAAATCGATTCTTGCTGGGGTGAACCGAGCCCTTGCCGTTCTGCTGCAGGGTCTAATTCATCACACAAGCTAGGATCAGTTAACAGTGCTGCTAGACGTTTGAAGTTTCTTCTACGGTGgacaaggaaaaaagaaagaaaagtagatACCACCGGCTTAGAAGATAATATGTCTGTAGAATCACACAGATTGTATTCTGGCTTGGGAGACCAGCCAATACCTCTACGACAAAGATTCTCGAGGATGTCATCGCTTCCAAACAACAAAAGAGTGCTCCCTGTCCAAAATAGTCTACCAAGTCCATCTACCAAAAAGAAATTTGCAGCGGGTCTGATGCATGGCGTTATCCAAATGACACCACAGTCGTCTTATGGATCACCATCAAGTGCTTATTCTGAATCTTCCTGGTCATCTGCAGTGGTTGTCGACAAAGAAAAGATGATGGATCTTCGCAATATGAGTGGAGGAGCCTCTAGCTTAAATCTGTCAAATAGTAGGGAAAAATCGAAACTGACACGTAAACATGGTTCCTTCAACATGAAATTAATGAATCAGTACTTCTGTTTCGGCGCTCAAGGCCTCGCTGTGGAAAATTCTGTTAACTGTGCACAACAAGATCAACATCACAGGCATCCAGTGGTAGCATGA